A region from the Dendropsophus ebraccatus isolate aDenEbr1 chromosome 1, aDenEbr1.pat, whole genome shotgun sequence genome encodes:
- the LOC138782966 gene encoding ranaspumin-like gives MKAAIAFLLFVALHGCFGFGNTGFIAGEDIPTIPKDCLEKLLKVDVPETLKKLQELLCLYMKGKKDAGCTVDEILSTKDFLEKFGDKAREVAEKLGLQLLKLVEDLGVSDLVLNVLCELLGDTLESLSAPLGGLGGATNILKGLPVLG, from the exons ATGAAAGCTGCAATTGCTTTTCTCCTCTTTGTAGCTCTACATGGCTGCTTTG GGTTTGGAAATACAGGCTTCATTGCTGGTGAAG ATATACCTACCATCCCAAAGGACTGCCTTGAAAAGTTATTGAAG GTTGATGTTCCTGAGACGCTGAAGAAACTCCAGGAATTGCTTTGTTTGTACATGAAAGGAAAG AAAGATGCAGGTTGCACAGTAGATGAAATCCTCAGCACCAAAGACTTTCTG GAAAAGTTTGGGGACAAAGCTCGAGAGGTAGCTGAAAAGCTTGGGTTGCAACTTCTAAAATTAGTG GAGGATCTTGGAGTTAGTGATTTGGTCCTGAATGTTTTATGCGAATTACTG GGAGATACACTTGAAAGCTTGAGCGCACCACTG GGTGGCTTGGGTGGGGCAACTAATATTTTGAAAGGATTACCAGTTCTTGGCTGA